The following are encoded together in the Argopecten irradians isolate NY chromosome 5, Ai_NY, whole genome shotgun sequence genome:
- the LOC138323133 gene encoding GTPase IMAP family member 7-like, translating to MELAELEEQLSLQQVTLKQELSLIFPHASDDVLYDTVLDHRNKNDLNRCINHLLDKFQDTRHPIDDEDSPRELGTCSDIVTEDMAYDTCLHTGVTNTHGIEQQIEVTAPGVCNIEEQHTLRIVILGKTGSGKSSTGNTFLRKTVFRSTFAASSVTEKCQDATALWLGKKILLIDTPGAFDTGVPNTEILKEVAKCISLSLPGPHAFLLVLKTGRFTPEESETIKHFTEVFGEDMFQHMIVVFTGRDELEKHNRSIESFLQTVPPSLKGVIEKCNNRCLAIDNTSDKESRNRDAKEIFDLVNGLVEKHGGKYYTNEMYKTAERVCREREEEIRRQKDIEKKKEKDQIKKQIEKEFQDERQRLEAKSKSAEIEIKNVTKEKEMMARRLHDKSLKDEEEIKMVKRDLKRMEEEAKKYMEQANDAKQQRQLCLKGQFTQAKSFT from the exons ATGGAGCTTGCAGAGCTTGAAGAGCAATTGTCACTTCAACAGGTCACTTTGAAGCAGGAACTGTCACTTATATTTCCACACGCTAGTGATGACGTACTATACGATACGGTTCTTGACCACAGAAACAAAAATGACTTAAATAGATGTATCAACCATCTACTGGACAAATTCCAAGACACAAGACATCCGATCGACGATGAAGATAGTCCACGAGAACTTGGTACATGCTCTGACA TTGTTACTGAAGATATGGCATATGACACTTGTCTGCATACTGGCGTTACGAATACCCATGGCATAGAACAGCAGATAGAAGTCACCGCACCAG gtGTCTGTAACATAGAAGAACAGCATACTTTGAGAATCGTGATTCTGGGGAAGACCGGATCTGGAAAGAGTTCGACAGGAAACACCTTTTTAAGAAAAACAGTATTTAGATCAACCTTTGCAGCTTCATCAGTTACAGAAAAATGTCAAGATGCTACAGCTTTGTGGCTTGGAAAGAAGATATTATtaatcgatactccaggagcgTTCGATACAGGTGTACCCAATACAGAAATCCTGAAGGAAGTTGCAAAATGTATCAGTCTGTCCTTGCCTGGTCCACATGCATTTTTGTTGGTACTTAAGACAGGAAGATTCACTCCAGAAGAGAGCGAAACTATCAAGCATTTCACAGAAGTTTTTGGGGAAGACATGTTTCAACATATGATAGTAGTGTTTACGGGGAGAGATGAGCTGGAGAAACATAACCGATCAATCGAAAGTTTTCTGCAGACAGTCCCGCCCTCATTGAAGGGAGTCATTGAAAAATGCAACAATCGTTGCTTAGCAATCGATAACACTTCAGACAAGGAATCCCGCAATAGGGATGCAAAGGAAATCTTTGATCTCGTCAATGGCCTAGTGGAAAAACATGGCGGTAAATACTATACAAACGAAATGTATAAGACGGCAGAAAGAGTTTGTCGTGAAAGGGAAGAAGAAATAAGACGTCAAAAAGatatagaaaagaaaaaagaaaaagatcaaattaaaaaacaaatagagaaagaattTCAAGATGAACGACAGCGTTTGGAAGCAAAGAGTAAATCGGCagaaatagaaattaaaaatgtCACCAAAGAGAAGGAAATGATGGCAAGAAGGTTACATGACAAGTCATTGAAAGATGAAGAAGAAATCAAAATGGTGAAAAGAGATTTGAAACGAATGGAAGAGGAGGCTAAGAAATACATGGAACAAGCTAATGATGCAAAACAGCAGCGTCAGCTctgtttaaagggacaattcactcaggctaaatcttttacataa
- the LOC138324305 gene encoding GTPase IMAP family member 7-like: MELAELEEQLSLQQVTLKQELSLIFPHASDDVLYDTVLDHTNKNDLNRCINHLLDKFQDTRHPIDDEDSPQELATRSKIKVCLILVIDYFSKKVSMGRVVQEQHTLRIVILGKTGSGKSETGNTILRKDVLESTFAASSVTEKCQDATASWLGKKILDTPGAFDTSIPNKEILKEVAKCISLSLPGPHAFLLVLKIGRFTPEENETVKHFTEVFGEDMFQHMIVVFTGRDELEKHNQSIETFLKTVPPSLKEVIEKCNNRCLAIDNTSDKESRNRDAKEIFDLVNGLVEKHGGNYYTNEMYKKAERVCREREEEIRRQKDIEKQKEKDQMKKQIEKEFQDERQRLEAKSKSAEEKIKNITKEKEMMARRLHDKSLKDEEEIKMMKRNLKRMEEKVKKYKEQAEDAEQQRQLCLRNRDQRIQEHSNVVIEKKYESRVIVSLAKSKDEVVFTTIKGAAEMGWGLWQCFSLKIMRQLSTLYCNVF; encoded by the exons ATGGAGCTTGCAGAGCTTGAAGAGCAATTGTCACTTCAACAGGTCACTTTGAAGCAGGAACTGTCACTTATATTTCCACACGCTAGTGATGACGTACTATACGATACGGTTCTTGACCACACAAATAAAAATGACTTAAATAGATGTATCAACCATCTACTGGACAAATTCCAAGACACAAGACATCCGATCGACGATGAAGATAGTCCACAGGAACTTGCTACACGTTCTAAAATTAAGGTTTGCTTAATACTTGTTATTGATTACTTTTCCAAAAAAGTGTCAATGGGAAGGGTTGTAC AAGAACAACATACTTTAAGAATCGTGATTCTTGGTAAGACCGGATCTGGAAAGAGTGAGACAGGAAACACCATTTTAAGGAAAGACGTATTAGAATCAACCTTTGCAGCTTCATCAGTTACAGAAAAATGTCAAGATGCTACAGCTTCGTGGCTTGGAAAGAAGATATTAGATACCCCAGGAGCGTTCGATACAAGTATACCCAATAAAGAAATCCTGAAGGAAGTTGCCAAATGTATCAGTCTGTCCTTACCTGGTCCTCATGCCTTTCTGTTGGTACTTAAGATAGGAAGATTCACTCCAGAGGAAAACGAAACTGTCAAGCATTTTACAGAAGTTTTTGGGGAAGACATGTTTCAACATATGATAGTAGTGTTTACGGGGAGAGATGAGCTGGAGAAACATAACCAGTCAATCGAAACTTTTCTGAAGACAGTCCCGCCCTCATTGAAGGAAGTCATTGAAAAATGCAACAATCGTTGCTTAGCAATCGATAACACTTCAGACAAGGAATCCCGTAACAGAGATGCAAAGGAAATCTTTGATCTCGTCAATGGTCTTGTGGAAAAACATGGCGGTAACTACTATACAAACGAAATGTATAAGAAGGCAGAAAGAGTTTGTCGTGAAAGGGAAGAAGAAATAAGACGTCAAAAAGATatagaaaaacaaaaagaaaaagaccaaatgaaaaaacaaatagaaaaagaaTTTCAAGATGAACGACAGCGTTTGGAAGCAAAGAGTAAATCCGCagaagaaaaaattaaaaatatcaccaaagAGAAGGAAATGATGGCAAGAAGGTTACATGACAAGTCATTGAAAGATGAAGAAGAAATCAAAATGATGAAAAGAAATTTGAAACGAATGGAAGAGAAG GTTAAGAAATACAAGGAGCAAGCTGAAGATGCTGAACAACAGCGTCAACTCTGTTTGAGAAACCGAGACCAAAGAATACAAGAACATTCAAACGTCGTAATAGAAAAGAAATATGAAAGCAGAGTCATCGTCAGTTTAGCAAAGTCAAAGGATGAAGTGGTGTTTACAACAATCAAGGGGGCTGCCGAAATGGGATGGGGGCTTTGGCAATGTTTTTCTTTAAAGATTATGAGACAACTAAGTACACTGTATTGTAATGTCTTTTGA
- the LOC138323134 gene encoding diphthine methyltransferase-like produces the protein MTTFLTNQTLDTEFSADSTEWCPHDSHHDILLCGTYQLDTSESESKTSDDSTALQRRQTRHGRLYVHRLTSGQQLTTETTLDMPGILDIKWCPKPFPQGSFVALVNSIGQLRIYTMITNKDGTSSQTVQMSEVATFDLGDDCLGLSLDWSNRVNGSSTHICSSTSTGDIHTHVVDGSDLRPLTSWKGHDFEAWITAYNYWDTNLIYTGGDDCKLKGWDMRIDPKQPSFVNKRHSMGVTSIQSSPHREHLLCTGSYDEDLMVWDTRKMRSPLVTTPLGGGIWRVKWEPEFGHHILTATMYNGFHIVDASNLTEEPLPIVCHYDKHTSLAYGADWCYTDPPSVCQQTSGEVNKDLLPSGNTDCERRGSKDSNKSVATCSFYDHSLHLWQIKL, from the exons ATGACAACGTTTTTAACCAATCAGACGCTAGATACAGAGTTCAGTGCAGATTCTACAGAATGGTGTCCCCACGACAGCCATCATGACATTCTATTGTGTGGAACATATCAACTGGACACTTCTGAATCAGAATCTAAG ACGTCTGACGATAGCACTGCATTACAGCGACGACAGACCAGACATGGCAGATTGTATGTGCATAGACTAACCAGTGGCCAGCAACTGACCACTGAGACCACACTGGACATGCCGGGGATTCTGGACATCAAATGGTGCCCTAAGCCCTTCCCTCAGGGATCCTTTGTGGCACTCGTCAACTCCATCGGCCAGTTACGGATCTACACAATGATTACAAACAAAGATGGCACTTCCAGCCAAACAGTTCAGATGTCTGAGGTCGCGACCTTTGACCTTGGAGATGATTGTCTCGGACTCTCGCTTGACTGGTCAAATCGTGTAAATGG gTCTTCAACACACATATGTAGTTCGACTTCCACAGGCGATATCCACACACATGTTGTAGACGGGAGTGACCTTCGACCTCTTACCAGCTGGAAAGGTCACGACTTTGAGGCTTGGATTACTGCCTACAACTACTGGGACACAAACCtcatatatacag GTGGCGATGACTGTAAGTTGAAGGGCTGGGATATGAGGATTGATCCAAAGCAGCCAAGTTTTGTAAACAAAAG ACATTCCATGGGTGTCACAAGTATACAGAGCTCGCCACACAGGGAACATCTACTCTGTACTGGAAG CTATGACGAAGACTTGATGGTTTGGGATACCCGAAAGATGAGGAGTCCATTAGTAACCACGCCCCTGGGAGGGGGAATATGGAGGGTGAAGTGGGAGCCCGAGTTTGGACATCATATCCTCACGGCTACCATGTACAACGGCTTTCATATTGTAGACGCCAGCAACCTCACAG AGGAACCTCTTCCGATTGTTTGTCATTATGATAAGCATACCTCGTTGGCCTATGGAGCTGACTGGTGTTATACGGACCCGCCCTCCGTCTGCCAACAGACCTCCGGAGAAGTTAACAAGGACCTGCTTCCTTCAGGGAATACAGATTGCGAACGGCGAGGGAGCAAAGACTCTAACAAATCTGTTGCAACATGTTCCTTTTATGATCACTCGCTTCATCTGTGGCAGATCAAACTGTGA
- the LOC138324307 gene encoding cyclin-dependent kinase 2-associated protein 2-like: protein MPEKRRCTIPEPKSRTVKQMNYITTAKKKDIVASNPNSPVTPIISNPGTPRSDGEQQVRATPPPGPAQQIRLSQQQMIAQQHQLHLQQLSLANQSKYTQLLSVIEEMGRDIRPTYAGSKTSSERLKRGIVHARILVRECLMECERSART, encoded by the exons ATGCCAGAAAAAA GGCGCTGtactatacccgagccaaagtcacgcaccgttaaacaaatgaactacataaccactgcgaag aaAAAAGACATTGTGGCTTCGAATCCAAACTCGCCTGTTACCCCCATCATCAGTAACCCAGGCACACCTCGATCTGACGGTGAACAACAAGTGAGAGCCACGCCCCCACCAGGTCCAGCCCAACAGATCCGGCTGTCACAACAGCAGATGATCGCTCAGCAGCATCAGCTACATCTACAGCAGCTGTCACTGGCTAATCAGTCAAAATATACCCAACTATTGTCGGTTATTGAGGAAATGGGTCGAGACATTCGACCAACATATGCTGGTAGCAAAACATCATCGGAGCGACTCAAGCGAGGAATTGTACATGCCAGAATACTTGTACGCGAGTGTTTAATGGAGTGTGAAAGAAGTGCCAGGACATGA